A part of Penaeus vannamei isolate JL-2024 chromosome 1, ASM4276789v1, whole genome shotgun sequence genomic DNA contains:
- the LOC138864516 gene encoding uncharacterized protein, with product MDYSLPNLRDNACVSGAQAFHVSHRPMPKRIRPAVFSFPHSHMVTGSVYSSHLEECKDNARTTPHPALDLLQLTTMRIFRRLRDVLVTPIMSRRSIGTQHF from the exons ATGGACTACAGCTTACCAAATCTACGAGACAATGCATGTGTGAGTGGAGCCCAAGCATTCCATGTGTCACACCGGCCAATGCCAAAAAGGATACGACCAGCAGTATTTTCCTTCCCACACTCGCACATGGTCACGGGGTCTGTATATTCTTCACACCTGGAAGAATGCAAGGACAATGCAAGGACAACTCCACATCCTGCCCTTGACCTACTTCAACTAACAACCATGAG AATTTTTAGAAGACTGCGCGACGTACTTGTCACGCCGATTATGAGCCGGCGGAGTATAGGAACACAACACTTTTGA